A single genomic interval of Lathyrus oleraceus cultivar Zhongwan6 chromosome 7, CAAS_Psat_ZW6_1.0, whole genome shotgun sequence harbors:
- the LOC127107828 gene encoding uncharacterized protein LOC127107828 isoform X1: protein MEQNLNLTLLTTATDPEDVRVIPWEDFEQDLARLSSLSSALNEAKEKKRNLQHKLESLIQVNGESLGRLNELEEMRQKLESKKLMMDNMSIRSRLAKEDAGKQEEQLSGALQSLLVAGGTLSVTRRNLQESSRLLSEENGYVRLRNLQKMLRMRQQYMTSQILMLYPVKLVVGPAQEQELEPYPLGSSAGNPPELKPVNQGTLTIQGLHLSMVSFRKMGFFTDKKEIQKSATALGYVAHAVSLIASYLQVPLRYPVQLGASHSYIIDNAPSIELTSSEASTSAKSSTNAKHVEFPLFLEGQDTTRATYAVFLLSKDLEQLLNFIGAKSLGPRHVLANLRELCRTIQSSDFLDNLI, encoded by the exons ATGGAACAAAATCTAAATCTCACATTGCTGACAACTGCGACTGATCCAGAAGATGTTAGAGTGATTCCGTGGGAGGATTTTGAGCAGGATCTTGCTAGGTTATCGAGTCTTTCTTCTGCACTCAACGAAGCTAAGGAGAAGAAGCGAAACCTTCAGCACAAACTCGAGTCCCTCATCCAG GTTAATGGTGAATCATTGGGTCGATTGAATGAACTTGAAGAAATGCGTCAAAAATTGGAATCAAAGAAATTAATGATGGATAATATGTCTATACGTTCTAGGCTGGCTAAGGAGGATGCTGGTAAGCAAGAGGAGCAGCTTAGTGGTGCCTTGCAGTCACTTTTGGTGGCGGGTGGTACTCTCTCTGTTACTAGAAGAAACCTTCAG GAATCAAGTAGATTACTCTCCGAAGAAAATGGCTATGTTCGTCTGAGAAACTTGCAAAAGATGCTAAGGATGAGGCAACAATACATGACATCTCAAATTTTAATGCTGTACCCTGTAAAATTGGTAGTTGGACCAGCACAAGAGCAAGAGCTTGAACCATATCCTTTAGGTAGCTCAGCAG GAAATCCTCCTGAACTTAAACCAGTTAATCAAGGAACCTTGACGATTCAGGGTCTGCATTTAAGTATGGTATCATTTAGAAAGATGGGTTTTTTCACAGATAAAAAGGAAATTCAGAAATCTGCTACAGCCTTAGGATATGTTGCACAT GCTGTTTCACTTATAGCCTCATACTTGCAAGTTCCTCTACGTTATCCTGTACAGCTGGGTGCCTCTCATTCATATATTATTGACAATGCACCCTCAATAGAGCTAACCTCTTCTGAAGCTTCAACAAGTGCAAAATCTTCCACAAATGCCAAACATGTAGAATTCCCCCTATTTTTAGAAGGGCAAGACACAACAAGAGCAACTTATGCTGTATTCTTACTAAGCAAG GATTTAGAGCAGCTTTTGAATTTCATTGGTGCCAAGAGTTTGGGGCCACGTCATGTATTGGCCAATTTGAGGGAACTTTGTAGAACTATCCAGTCTTCAGATTTTCTAGACAACTTAATATAG
- the LOC127107828 gene encoding uncharacterized protein LOC127107828 isoform X2 translates to MEQNLNLTLLTTATDPEDVRVIPWEDFEQDLARLSSLSSALNEAKEKKRNLQHKLESLIQVNGESLGRLNELEEMRQKLESKKLMMDNMSIRSRLAKEDAGKQEEQLSGALQSLLVAGGTLSVTRRNLQESSRLLSEENGYVRLRNLQKMLRMRQQYMTSQILMLYPVKLVVGPAQEQELEPYPLGSSAGNPPELKPVNQGTLTIQGLHLSMVSFRKMGFFTDKKEIQKSATALGYVAHLGASHSYIIDNAPSIELTSSEASTSAKSSTNAKHVEFPLFLEGQDTTRATYAVFLLSKDLEQLLNFIGAKSLGPRHVLANLRELCRTIQSSDFLDNLI, encoded by the exons ATGGAACAAAATCTAAATCTCACATTGCTGACAACTGCGACTGATCCAGAAGATGTTAGAGTGATTCCGTGGGAGGATTTTGAGCAGGATCTTGCTAGGTTATCGAGTCTTTCTTCTGCACTCAACGAAGCTAAGGAGAAGAAGCGAAACCTTCAGCACAAACTCGAGTCCCTCATCCAG GTTAATGGTGAATCATTGGGTCGATTGAATGAACTTGAAGAAATGCGTCAAAAATTGGAATCAAAGAAATTAATGATGGATAATATGTCTATACGTTCTAGGCTGGCTAAGGAGGATGCTGGTAAGCAAGAGGAGCAGCTTAGTGGTGCCTTGCAGTCACTTTTGGTGGCGGGTGGTACTCTCTCTGTTACTAGAAGAAACCTTCAG GAATCAAGTAGATTACTCTCCGAAGAAAATGGCTATGTTCGTCTGAGAAACTTGCAAAAGATGCTAAGGATGAGGCAACAATACATGACATCTCAAATTTTAATGCTGTACCCTGTAAAATTGGTAGTTGGACCAGCACAAGAGCAAGAGCTTGAACCATATCCTTTAGGTAGCTCAGCAG GAAATCCTCCTGAACTTAAACCAGTTAATCAAGGAACCTTGACGATTCAGGGTCTGCATTTAAGTATGGTATCATTTAGAAAGATGGGTTTTTTCACAGATAAAAAGGAAATTCAGAAATCTGCTACAGCCTTAGGATATGTTGCACAT CTGGGTGCCTCTCATTCATATATTATTGACAATGCACCCTCAATAGAGCTAACCTCTTCTGAAGCTTCAACAAGTGCAAAATCTTCCACAAATGCCAAACATGTAGAATTCCCCCTATTTTTAGAAGGGCAAGACACAACAAGAGCAACTTATGCTGTATTCTTACTAAGCAAG GATTTAGAGCAGCTTTTGAATTTCATTGGTGCCAAGAGTTTGGGGCCACGTCATGTATTGGCCAATTTGAGGGAACTTTGTAGAACTATCCAGTCTTCAGATTTTCTAGACAACTTAATATAG